In Chryseobacterium salivictor, the DNA window TTTTGATAAATCAAATCGGTAATTGATGAGATCCGCATTTCGCGCCAGGCTTCTCCGTAATCGTGATTTTTTCTGAGCATTAATTCTTTGGCTTCACTCGCAAACTGGTCATACATTTTCATGATTTCATTCCGATCCTGTTTGAAATCATCTGCAAAGCCTTTCTCTAACTGGATTAATCCGATAATAGAGTAATTCACAATAGCGATAAAATTTTCTTCTTCGGATTCGCCGACTTTAGAAATTCCCGTCGTTTGAAAATTTCTTAAACTTTTAACTTTAATGAAAATCTGATCTGTTAATGATGAAGTTCGTAAAACCCGAAATGATGCGCCGTAATCCGACAGTTTATTACTGAATAATTCGCGGCAGACGCTGATGACTTCGTCGAACTGTTGTGATGTTTTTTGCATAAGATTTCTAAACTTTTCAAAGATAAGAATTTCGTTTGAGAGTTGTCGGCTGGCTTGGTCAGAAATTGTATTTTTGTCAAATGAATACTGAAATTCCGAAACTTCAATCTTCCGATTTTTCAACGCTCAATTGCCGTGGACATGTCGTCGGTTTGTCGAAACCCAAAATTATGGGAATCCTCAATATCACGCCGGATTCGTTTTCCGATGGAGGAAAATTCAATACCGGAAAGGCAGCGCTTTTACATGCCGAAAAAATGATTTCTGACGGAGCTTCTATCATCGATATCGGCGCACAGTCGACCAGACCAAATGCCGAATTTTTAAGTTCAAAAGAAGAAATTTCAAGAATAGGAAATTTGATCTCTATCATAAAAAAAGAATTTCCACCAATTTTAATTTCACTGGATACGTTTTATTCTGAAACGGTAAAGTTTGGTTTTGATGAAGGAATCGATTTGGTCAATGATATTTCAGGTGGAATGTTCGATGACAAAATGTTTGAAACAGTTGCAGAAACAGGACTTCCGTATATTTTAATGCACATTAACCCGACCTATGAATCGATGCATGAAAAACTGATTCATGACGATATTATCCTTCATATCAACTATTATTTTTCTGAAAAGATTCAAAAATTAAGAAATTTAGGAATTAAAGATATTATTCTCGATCCCGGTTTTGGATTTGGGAAAACTGTGGAGCAGCAACATCAGATGATTGATGAAACGGAGATGATTGGATTTGGTGAATATCCTTTGCTGATCGGTATTTCCCGAAAATCTTTTATTTATAAACCTTTAGGGAAATCGCCTTTAGAGATCCAGGAAGAAACGCAGAAAATACACTTGAAAATTCTGCAGAAAGGAGCTAAAATTCTGCGTGTTCACGATGTTTTGGAAACTAAAAAGACAATTGATTTGTTTTTGAAAAAGTAATGGAATAAAAGGCATCAAACTTTATTTTTAAACCACAAATCTGACAAAAAAAAATCTGAAAATAAGAACTTCCGAAAGCGTAAAAAAGTAATTTTTTTAAAGCAGTTTCCTTATTTCTCCTTTTGAAAAACTTTAAAAAGGTCAATGCTATTGTTTCTTTGAGGTTTTTAAAACAAATTTAAACAGGCGCTAAGTTTTCTAATTCAATCCAGACAGTTTTTCAGAATATTCGTCTGCAAACTGTTTCCGGTCTTCTTCCAGTTTTTCCAAATTATCGGGCAGCAGGTAACTGAACAGAATCTTTTCTTCATCATCTAAAAAGACGATTTCTTTTTCTTCGCCATCGGTCATTTGGGCAAAAATTTCCCACATCGAGGTATCTTTCATCTTTAATAATTCAAAAAAAGAACTTGCTTTAATCTGTATGTTTTTCATTTCTAAAATCCTAAAAAATTGAGTTTTAACTGTATCGCGAAATTTTCTTTAAAAGTTGGAGTGGCGTAATATCCGACGCGGTAAAAGAATCCTAAATTAAAAGGACTCCCCAAAAAGTTGTTCGCTTCTAAACCGATTTCCTGATAAAAATGGTCGAGTTTCTGAAAATCAAACTGATGAATTTCCGGATTTTTCATATCGCCCGTAATTCCCCGGTACACCATATCGAAACTGGAAATTTTCTTTCCAAAAGTGCTGAAATAATAGGGGATTCTGTGGGTTAAATAATATCCTACGAACTTGTCATTATAATATTTTCCTCCTTCCATTGTGGCAAAACCGAGGTAAGAAGTGAGGTTGAAATTCAAAGAATTCTCACCATTTCCTAAACCGTTAATCGCATACTGATGCCAGATCGGCGCATTTCCTATACTCAGACCGGTGTACAAACGAACACCCGTAACACCGATTTTTGTTTTGAAACTGTGTTGAACCAGAAAGTCAAATCTGCTGAAACCGAAGTCTCCACCTAAAGTTTTTATACCTTGTTCGTAATTGAAATAAAACTCCGGATAGTTCTGTTCATACGTTAACTTTCCCGATGGCGTCATCATGCTTTTAGAATTCGGTGAATATTTCAGGGTAAGTTGCGTTGCGACATTTTCAAAACGATTTCCGAGATTGTTATAACTGTAATCAAATTTTGCTTCTTCGTGATCTCTCTTGGCGGAAACCCTCAGAGTCAGCGAATTGGACAGATCATTTTCATAAGACACTTTAAAACCTTCAAAATGGTAGAATCTGTCATTGTTTAAGTCCACACCGGAATTATTGATTTTCATTTTAAAGTTCCAGAGATTTTCATTGAAACGTCCCGCCGCATCGACGTCGTTATAATATTCGCCCCGGAAAAAAGAAGTTTTGTCTAACGTGGTTTTGATATCGATTCCGGCACCATATTTCCAGGAAGAATCTTTGAATCCATAGGCGATATAAGCATCCGGTGAAATATATTTATTGAATTTCTCATTCATTTTAATGCCTGCGCCCAAACGGAAACCTTCGTATTGATTGTATTTCAGCAGTTGAAGTGCATCAAAATCGACATTTCCGACTCTGATTTTTCCTTTGAGAAAACCGGTAAAAACATTCATCTTCTGGTCGAGATTATATTTTTTTCCAACGCTGTCGATTTTAGAATAGGTCATTTTTTCGCGTATTGTCAAAGAATCCGTTCTGTATTTCTCCAGAATATCTCCGCCGGTATTTTTCACGGACATTGAATATCCCGAAAAATCTTTTTTATTCTCATCAACTGAAGTTTTGAAATCGAAATAATCAGCCCTCACAAAAACATAGTTTCCGAATTGCTTTTTCAATTTTTCTTCAGAATCACCGTTTTTCTTTTTGTCTGTTTTGTTGACATCAAAAACAGTGGATCCCATTTTTATTTTAAAATTTTCTTTGAGCAAAAACCATTTGTTGTCAATGGGTTTCCAGATGCTGGTTATTGATCCTTCACTTTTTTTTCTGCTGTTGCTTTCTATTTTTTTGAGGCCATAAGTTTCAGCATCGACGTAGATATAACCGTTGAATTTTCGTTTCTGCACCGGGTTTTTATAATCGGCCTGCCGAAAACGGATCACATAATTTTTTCTGCCTTCAATTTCGATACTGTCGGTCAGAAAGTAGCGGTAGAGTGTCCGGTTTTCCTCCTGGATTTCTTTGGGTATTTTATTTCTGTTAGAGCGCAGCGCCAGCATTTCGTAAACCGGTTGTTTTAAACCGGCCACACGGTTGTCCAGTATATTGATTTTTTCGCCATATTTTTTGGAATATAAAAACTCAGAAGCTCTTTCCCAAAGAAATAATTTACTCCCAGCCATCAGTTTCATTACATTCAGCTTTTCTAATGAATCTTTCTTTTTTTCGGCAGACTGCATAGCTGCAGGAACTGTTTTCAGTGAATCAAGACGGTGATTCAGATATTGATTGTACTGCTTAATGCTGTCTTCATCGAAATCGAAAGAAATTTTCTCATAAGATTTAAAGGAGTAGGATTCTAAACTTTGCGGTGAATTATTTTTGAAATGATCATTTACTTTCTGCAAAATTCTCAACGCGCGCGGATCACTTTTATCAGAAATGATGACTCCTTCAATCGACTGCAGTTTAGGATCGGTTTTAGAAAGAGAAATTTCCATCATTTTATCGACCACGGCGTCGTCTTCATAAAAGCCCGGAGCTTTTACTTCTACTTTTTCACATTTTGTTTTAAAAGTTAAAGTGCCTTCAGTATTGGTTTTACCTAAAAGTTTGCCTTTACAAAAAATGGAAGCATTGGTAATCGGTGTTCTTTCTCCCGTTTTTAAAACCGTAATTTTAGATTGTCCGAAGAAGAAAAGACCGATAAATAAAAAGAAAATTGCACTGTGTTTTTTCATAGAAAACAAAAGTATTCAAAAAAATTAAAATTCAATGCACATTAGGTGTTAAGACTCTTAAACTTTAACTATTAGGAAATCCGTCCCCATTTATTTTTTCCTTTGTATTGTTTCGCATAATAAGTTCGTAATTCGAAATTTTCAGGATGTTCTAAATGAGGATCATTTTTAAGTAATGTCTCAACGGTCGATTTTGCAACTTTGATGATTTTGCCGTCTGCCACTAAATCGAGTTTTTTAAAATCGACAACACCACTTTGCTGGGTTCCGAGAATATCGCCGGGACCGCGCAGTTTCATGTCCACTTCTGAAATCTTAAAACCGTCATTCGTTTCGACCATTGTTTTCATTCGGGTGCGGCTGTCACTGGAAAGTTTATCGGAAGTGACCAAAATACAGTAACTCTGTTCCGCACCGCGACCCACTCTTCCGCGAAGTTGATGGAGTTGGGACAGGCCAAATCTTTCGGCACTTTCAATAATCATTACCGACGCATTGGGAACATTTACACCGACTTCGATGACCGTGGTTGCAACCATGATATGCGCTTTACCTGAAGCGAAATACTGCATTGCTGCTTCTTTTTCAGCAGGTTTCATTCTGCCGTGAAGCATAGTGACATTAAATCCTTCGTAAAACTCGATGATATGTTCCAGGTTTTCTAATAAATTTTTATAATCCAATGTTTCGGATTCTTCAATTAAAGGATAAACGAAATAGATCTGGCGGCCTTTTTCAATCTCCTCTTTGGCAAACCGGAAAATCGATAATCGGTCTTTTTCGCGGCGGTGTGCAGTAATAATGGCTTTTCTTCCGACAGGCAGTTCATCGATGACCGATACATCTAAATCGCTGTAAAAACTCATCGCTAAAGTCCGTGGAATCGGCGTTGCAGTCATGACCAGAATATGCGGAGCGATTTTATTTTTTGCCCATAATTTCGCTCTTTGGGCCACACCAAACCGATGCTGCTCGTCAATAATGGCGAGTCCTAAATTTTTGAACTGTACGATGTCTTCAAGAACCGCATGTGTTCCGATCAGAATAGAAAGTTCACCGGAAAGAAGTTCCTCATGAATGACTTTTCGATCCGCAGTTTTGGTAGAACCTGTCAATAACCGGACTTTAATATTTGTTTTTTCTAAAAGTTCCTGAATGGAATTAAAATGCTGTTGTGCCAGAATTTCTGTCGGAGCCATCATGCAACTCTGAAAACCGTTATCCAGAGCAATCAACATCGTAAGAAGTGCTACCATTGTTTTTCCGGAGCCTACGTCACCCTGAAGAAGCCGGTTCATCTGAATCGGTTTTTTCATG includes these proteins:
- a CDS encoding DUF1599 domain-containing protein, whose amino-acid sequence is MQKTSQQFDEVISVCRELFSNKLSDYGASFRVLRTSSLTDQIFIKVKSLRNFQTTGISKVGESEEENFIAIVNYSIIGLIQLEKGFADDFKQDRNEIMKMYDQFASEAKELMLRKNHDYGEAWREMRISSITDLIYQKVLRTKQIEDNSGTTLVSEGIDANYFDMLNYAVFCLIKFSEEKKNSKPL
- the folP gene encoding dihydropteroate synthase, translating into MNTEIPKLQSSDFSTLNCRGHVVGLSKPKIMGILNITPDSFSDGGKFNTGKAALLHAEKMISDGASIIDIGAQSTRPNAEFLSSKEEISRIGNLISIIKKEFPPILISLDTFYSETVKFGFDEGIDLVNDISGGMFDDKMFETVAETGLPYILMHINPTYESMHEKLIHDDIILHINYYFSEKIQKLRNLGIKDIILDPGFGFGKTVEQQHQMIDETEMIGFGEYPLLIGISRKSFIYKPLGKSPLEIQEETQKIHLKILQKGAKILRVHDVLETKKTIDLFLKK
- a CDS encoding DUF5686 family protein; protein product: MKKHSAIFFLFIGLFFFGQSKITVLKTGERTPITNASIFCKGKLLGKTNTEGTLTFKTKCEKVEVKAPGFYEDDAVVDKMMEISLSKTDPKLQSIEGVIISDKSDPRALRILQKVNDHFKNNSPQSLESYSFKSYEKISFDFDEDSIKQYNQYLNHRLDSLKTVPAAMQSAEKKKDSLEKLNVMKLMAGSKLFLWERASEFLYSKKYGEKINILDNRVAGLKQPVYEMLALRSNRNKIPKEIQEENRTLYRYFLTDSIEIEGRKNYVIRFRQADYKNPVQKRKFNGYIYVDAETYGLKKIESNSRKKSEGSITSIWKPIDNKWFLLKENFKIKMGSTVFDVNKTDKKKNGDSEEKLKKQFGNYVFVRADYFDFKTSVDENKKDFSGYSMSVKNTGGDILEKYRTDSLTIREKMTYSKIDSVGKKYNLDQKMNVFTGFLKGKIRVGNVDFDALQLLKYNQYEGFRLGAGIKMNEKFNKYISPDAYIAYGFKDSSWKYGAGIDIKTTLDKTSFFRGEYYNDVDAAGRFNENLWNFKMKINNSGVDLNNDRFYHFEGFKVSYENDLSNSLTLRVSAKRDHEEAKFDYSYNNLGNRFENVATQLTLKYSPNSKSMMTPSGKLTYEQNYPEFYFNYEQGIKTLGGDFGFSRFDFLVQHSFKTKIGVTGVRLYTGLSIGNAPIWHQYAINGLGNGENSLNFNLTSYLGFATMEGGKYYNDKFVGYYLTHRIPYYFSTFGKKISSFDMVYRGITGDMKNPEIHQFDFQKLDHFYQEIGLEANNFLGSPFNLGFFYRVGYYATPTFKENFAIQLKLNFLGF
- the recG gene encoding ATP-dependent DNA helicase RecG yields the protein MTLETPIEFLKGIGPERAKFIKNVLGFTTVEDFLTFYPLRYIDKSKVHKIGDLRTEPDAEIQFKGKITDIQEVAYGKGQKRLTAKFRDDSGTLDLVWFRYSKWMKEQIPLNQEIFVFGKINEFNGIFSMPHPEIEADEKKALSGTLLPIYPGSEKLSKRGLNNKFFQTVIADIVKNLPNLVSENLPGSLMKSLNLIGRIPALYHIHFPKDLVHFRHAENRVKFEEAFFFQLGYGLKKQHHKASVAGNPFPKIGENFNQFYNEFIPFELTNAQKRVLKEIRTDMKKPIQMNRLLQGDVGSGKTMVALLTMLIALDNGFQSCMMAPTEILAQQHFNSIQELLEKTNIKVRLLTGSTKTADRKVIHEELLSGELSILIGTHAVLEDIVQFKNLGLAIIDEQHRFGVAQRAKLWAKNKIAPHILVMTATPIPRTLAMSFYSDLDVSVIDELPVGRKAIITAHRREKDRLSIFRFAKEEIEKGRQIYFVYPLIEESETLDYKNLLENLEHIIEFYEGFNVTMLHGRMKPAEKEAAMQYFASGKAHIMVATTVIEVGVNVPNASVMIIESAERFGLSQLHQLRGRVGRGAEQSYCILVTSDKLSSDSRTRMKTMVETNDGFKISEVDMKLRGPGDILGTQQSGVVDFKKLDLVADGKIIKVAKSTVETLLKNDPHLEHPENFELRTYYAKQYKGKNKWGRIS